In Conger conger chromosome 5, fConCon1.1, whole genome shotgun sequence, the DNA window AGGGCTGGGAGAGGAACTGAGGGACACTTGAGCTTAATCAGAACACACTAAAGCAgacagaagaggaagaggaatgtTGCACAGCGCACTGCGGAGGAGGACCATTATTTGTACTCATCTGGTGCTGTTGGAAGACGGAGGGCTGCAGACTCATTATGGTATCTATTATGGTAACTCTCACAGTGGTGACATTGGTTATCTTGGACATACAGTAGTTTGTCTGTGCTTTGGTGCTTtagtgctgggagagtggagcatTATTTACACAGTGAGTTCTGTCACAGTAGATTGAGACAGGTTGTTGTCACCGCGTGTTGTGCTACAAATAAGGGATGCAGAGAATTTCCCCGTACACTGATTATGGACATTATCTTGTTCTCTTGTAATTAACCAGCTTGTCAGTTGTGCTATTTTAAGCCAATGTTTCCTGTGTTTAATGTGGTGGCATTATGAAGTAATATTTATAGTAATTTCAGTGACTTCCAAACTGGACTAATTATGGACCAAAGCGCTTACTTTTCATTTGCTGTATTTAACAGGAAACATGCCATCAAATGCTGACTTTAGTgtattatgcattttaaaaagactgAGTAGTCACTTAAAATGAAAACCTATACTGCTGTGTATACCTGAAACCTCTGACCACCTAACATTTGAAGCAATCTTTTGAAGTGACCTCAATAGAATGCACTTCTCATTGGAGGCTTTCAAACTTCCAATGAGAGCACTTCGCAGCTGATACTGGATTTATTTATCCTGTTGTCGATAAGGCGATTCAAACAACCACAGGGTTCAGTGGAATCCCAATTATTAAATGCCTGTAGACTCAAATTTGGTACTCATCCCTTTGGCCTCCTTAGATGGTGTATAAGGACCGTGGCCCTTCTGACCCTCCTGGAAGTCCCCAAACCGGTGACCTCATTGAGATCTTCAGATCAGTCTATCAGCACTGGGCTCTGTACTTGGGCAATGGTTACATCATCAATCTGGTACCAGTGGGTCAGTCCAGTTATAAGTATTATTTTGGTAAACTTCAGTTTTCCCTCTGCAGTAGTGCTGTTGTATTTCAGGCCAGATGCTGTACTTATCCCTCCCCAGGCAAGATCCGGGTGGAGTCCAAGTCCAGTCTGAAGTGTGTGTTGAGCCGGAAGGCAGTCATTCGCTTGCAGCCACTGAAGGAGGTTGTTAAGGGTGATTCATACTGCATCAACAACAAATATGATGACAACCACACCCCCCTGCCCATCTGCGACATTGCTCACAGAGCCTGGCTCTTCATTGGCCATGAGGTGCCCTACGACGTACTGAGCAGCAATTGTGAACACTTTGTCACCCTACTGCGCTATGGAGAAGCCGTTTCTGAGCAGGTCTTTTTCTCCTATGACTTGACACCTTTGGTATCAGTGATGTCAAAGAGAGGCTTGATGAATCCAGTCATGGACATAGCCAATACAGTCTTTGACATGCTTCTTGGGtcaacacattttctgtgttaCCTGCCTCTTGTTGAAATGTAACCtgtcaaatgtacaaatatgtacaCTATAACACATACAGCTTTTAAATTGAGTAGTGTAGATGTCAATGGAACGCACACTGTATTTTGGTTAAATAACTTGGTACATTCTGTGCAGTCCGTGTTTGGTCAGTGGTacactttctgttcttttggttctgaaCTCAAGCACATTCGATttgaaatgacacaatgaatatgaggtttgCAGACCTTTGAGGGTATTTTTTGGGCACCacatccatattgagtgatccatgtaggaattgcatcctttGTTGTATGTCCTCCATTTCAgaggattaaaaataattggacagttggcttctcagcggTTTCTGATTGGTCATGTGATTAAAGGTGATAGTctgaactttaacctcatttttattatttcatttcaaatccaatgtcctggagtacagagccaaaagaacactGTTCAATTACttatagactgcactgtacatctcACAACACCACCTCAACCCTTCCCACAACCTAGAGGAGGGGGCTTTACCCCAGGTTTGAGAGCCATTGCGCTAGATAGTCAGCAAATGACTAAATACACTCAgctagcactttattaagaacaactatacacctacatattcatgcaattatctaattggccaatcatgtggcaaaaaaactaaaaaaatccagtgagcagcagttctgtgaccagaaacgcattgttaatgagagaggtcagaggagaagggacagactggtcgaagctgacaggaagatgacagtaatgtaaataaccacacattacaacagtggtatgcagaagagcatctctgaacacacaacgcgtcaaacctctaagtggataggctacagcagcagaagacttaataggtctaataaatacataataaagtgctcactgagtgtatatcttcaACTCTCCACAGCCTTAAACTACAGTAGGTTGAAAATGGTCTGAGCCAGCCACTGATGCCACATTTGTTTTATGGAATCACTTCCAAACTTTCCTGCTTCTTATCACTGCCTTCCACTGCCTGCAATGCACTGCGATAAACCTCTATGTTACTTACCTGTGTCACATTACATATTGGTGGAAAGTCTCAATCAGATACAATGTAACTGAATGccagaatgaatgcaaaatgaTACTAATCTATTGTCTCCTCAGGCAACCTGGGCCATTGAGGCCATCAATTTGGTGACAGCAGCTACTGGTGCATTGTCTGTGCTGGGAATCGTCAACACCCACTATCGAAACGGGCTGTTCTAACCCCTTCTCAGTTGCAAAAGGCTGGCATGGTCTTGGAGCATATGGTACTGTGAAAAGGTatctgcccccttcctgattttgtttattatttcatatttgttacactgaatggtttcagatctttagacaaaatgtaatattagacaaaggaaacctgagtaaacacaaaacatattttttatattaccatttaatttattcaattaaGTTGTCAAACACCCAAGTCAAAAGATTACTAACTGGCTAAatcacctttagcagcaataactgcaaacaCTATTCCTGTAATATAATATTAGTCTTTCACACTGTGGAGGAATCTTTGCCTACAATTCTTTGTACAACTGTTTAAATTCAGAGTAGTATATACCAGTAAAACTGGTAGGTTTATATTAAATGGTTCTGCAACAATATTTCTATTAGtttcaagtcaggactttgactagccCACTCCAAAACTTAAATTTTGTTTGTCTTCAGCCATTTAGATGTTGAGTTGCTTTTATGTTGCAGAAAGATAGAACCCAGGGCCTTGTCCAGATAGCTTACTTGTCTACTATTGAGTTTAAAAGTTCAGTGAATGATGATACACTGAATGATATAGTTACATATGCAAATTGTTTTCTAAATGTAGTGTATTTAAAatcccagaattattggcacccttaataaaaataaagaaaaaaggctgcatgtaataaaaaaacacagataataatataTGTTATGTTCGAACATATGGGACAactgtatgcttttatttcagtatatatcctcatgttttttattcagtaatctaattttttctgaaaatggaaattattggcacccctcacaattaatttacttaatctcagtctaaagaaactatattatgtcattccatcactgttTCACTAGTTTAAAAATGaggcagaagagacagatggtaaccgacacaagtctggtaatgggtccaaacaaattcacaaaagattaaacataccactttacACACGGAATGCTCGCAAACATGCCAGAAAGTCCCCGGGGATGGTGAGGAAATGTGAGGGAgggctgccacacaaccccaaagcattaTGGATCCACCTCGAATGCTTCAcagcaaggtgttcttctctacaaaggcttcacctaTTTTATCCAAaagataccttctttggtggcgGCCAAAAAGTTTGGTTTTGtaagtccaaagcacattgttctaaAAGGCTTCAgtcttctcaatgttttcttttgcatacttcagacacttaattttgtgttgagcttGTAGGAAAGGCTTCCTTCTggaaactctgccatgtaggtctttgttgtttaaagtatgttgtattgttgtcctgtgaacagctagacctgtgcctgctactcttttttgcagctcttttggagtgatgttgggttcttctgagcatttctcaccaggtatCAGGCCATCAggtcatctgaacattttcttagtcttccagaccttgccttgacttcaactgttccattccCTCCTATTTTCTGGCAGTGGAAATAGGCATTTtcaaaggttgttttttttttttttgtagccttctccttcttcgaggaaatgaaccatcttcattctgacgtCTTTGGACAACTGGTTGTTAccaccagacagaacagtcaTGGAGTTAtatcagaataaaaagttcagccctggagttatattcacctgactcattgaagccctaacgagtaaatcacttgggtctgggccttagttatcatctttttaaaaagtaacaaagaataatcccaaagggttcccaaacttttgcacagggcccttttccttttttatcatttataaacagtaaaaattaaaataaaaatgagcagAAAGGTCTTATGGAATGGATGGAATGGAAAACTCTGTAACATTTACAGATGAGGTTTGCTTCTGTCCACCaatatattcattgtaaaaggctttttgaccaggggtgcccaaatcttttgcatgtacatcaaaatccacacagaaatggtgaagGGAAAAtgacatccatgttctgcaatggccatctcgggctccagacttaaatcccatcaaaaacctgtggtttgaactgaagaggggggtccatTTGCGCAAACACAAGATGTCAATTAATCTGATCCGGTCAATTAATCTGAACACAATGGCCAAAAAtcactccaaatgtgttctctaaccttaccACACATTCTAGGAAAAGACCCATAGCAGTCATCTTTGCCAGGTATGTTTGCACAAATGATTAAACCAAGGTGGCAACCAATTGTGAAACCtgatttttggggaaatatacaccgatcagccacaacattaaaaccaccagGTTAAACCAGTTTtgtcattattaaaaatgctttaaactgtataaacttgtctataaagacttaatatttcattatatgatacgTGTACTtttataagcagataatcaaaagGGAAGTGTATTCAAaagtaaaatttaaaaatgaaaatggaaattatgtaagctcattgggagagggggggttcaTTGTTTTGCTATTTAAAAATCTtggtatattaaatatttaaatactgGTGTTCACGATGATGTCTATCTTAGCagctgctccaggacctgtagaattttttatattaaaagaaaataaagaccacccgccatatttaaaaatgcatggcatctaatcctacaccCTAAAAgctttttaatcatgaaaaaactggttaattatttgaaaaaaatgtatctgtatatggtaaaaaaaacaaaaaacatgtaagtctagggtgcctaaggcttctgcacagtactgtgtatatatacagtagcgtgaaaaagtgtttgcccccttcctgatttcttttttttttgcatattttgtcacacttaaatgtttcagatcaaacacatttcaatattagtcaaagacaacacaagtaaacacaaaatgcagtttttaaattaaggtttt includes these proteins:
- the LOC133128858 gene encoding phospholipase A and acyltransferase 1-like, which produces MVYKDRGPSDPPGSPQTGDLIEIFRSVYQHWALYLGNGYIINLVPVGKIRVESKSSLKCVLSRKAVIRLQPLKEVVKGDSYCINNKYDDNHTPLPICDIAHRAWLFIGHEVPYDVLSSNCEHFVTLLRYGEAVSEQATWAIEAINLVTAATGALSVLGIVNTHYRNGLF